One region of Dysidea avara chromosome 1, odDysAvar1.4, whole genome shotgun sequence genomic DNA includes:
- the LOC136259535 gene encoding uncharacterized protein: protein MECPSNLRCEEILRGPQCEKGSWTKVLQAGMATNHCQLQSDEELTYDNIATLKDLHEQLQRKQELISWLDAKILEATTDEEEIEAEVISLPKLELPQFNGDTLVWQTFWDCFEAAVHNNTSLTGVQKLSYLRAQLRGDAARVIAGFQLTNDNYGHSVTLLMDRFGQVYKQVEAYMQAFVDLPSPSNSLSSLRQFYDTTEGHIHSLATLGEPEDSYGSLLVMILLGKLPAKTKQNIIRAHGNKKIITKLQVAVLNEIHILEMGSSAELHTSPIPPTASFLTSVKKSITAGKSKPRCPFCAVCHFPFMCESVKDPRQQCEIVHQNKLCFSCLGHHKVSQCNSRHRCHTCQQKHHTSLCINGQHSVTTLLRHLCTPLTPNSQPTQ, encoded by the exons ATGGAGTGTCCATCTAATCTGAGGTGTGAGGAGATTCTGAGAGGGCCACAATGTGAGAAAGGGAGCTG GACCAAGGTGCTACAAGCTGGCATGGCCACCAACCACTGCCAGTTGCAGAGTGATGAG GAGCTTACTTACGATAACATCGCAACCTTGAAGGACCTCCACGAGCAACTCCAGCGAAAACAAGAATTAATCTCATGGTTAGATGCGAAGATACTGGAAGCAACAACAGACGAGGAGGAGATCGAAGCAGAG GTAATTAGCCTCCCCAAACTAGAATTACCGCAGTTCAATGGCGACACCCTAGTCTGGCAGACCTTTTGGGACTGCTTTGAGGCAGCAGTCCACAATAACACTTCATTGACAGGCGTGCAAAAGCTCAGTTATCTTCGAGCACAGCTCCGTGGTGATGCTGCCCGAGTTATTGCTGGTTTCCAGTTAACTAATGACAACTATGGACATTCCGTCACTCTGCTGATGGACAGATTTGGACAGGTGTACAAACAAGTTGAAGCGTACATGCAAGCCTTTGTTGACTTGCCCAGCCCGAGTAACTCTCTCTCCAGTTTGCGACAATTCTATGACACCACTGAAGGGCACATTCACAGCTTAGCAACACTAGGTGAACCAGAGGATTCCTATGGCAGTCTACTTGTAATGATCCTTCTTGGAAAGCTGCCAGCCAAGACCAAGCAGAACATAATTAGAGCCCATGGCAACAAGAAAATTATCACCAAATTGCAAGTCGCTGTTCTCAATGAAATCCATATTCTGGAAATGGGATCATCAGCAGAATTACATACCTCCCCAATCCCACCAACTGCTTCATTTCTTACCAGTGTTAAGAAATCTATAACAGCAGGCAAGAGCAAACCACGATGTCCATTTTGTGCAGTTTGTCACTTTCCCTTCATGTGTGAATCAGTTAAGGATCCACGACAGCAGTGTGAGATTGTACATCAGAATAAACTCTGCTTCAGTTGTTTAGGGCACCACAAGGTGTCTCAATGTAACTCGAGACATCGCTGCCATACTTGCCAACAAAAGCATCACACTAGCCTATGTATTAATGGACAGCATAGTGTGACAACACTTCTGAGGCATCTGTGCACTCCATTAACACCGAACAGCCAGCCAACCCAATAA